The following are from one region of the Streptomyces changanensis genome:
- a CDS encoding TetR family transcriptional regulator yields MAEPIVRTPAGDGPGLRERKKRQTYRTLSDTAIALFLERGFDRVSVAEVAAAAEVSKPTLFRYFPTKEDLVVHRFADHRDEAARVVAGRPAGVGPLTALHRHFLDGLDRRDPVTGLSDEPSVLAFHRLLYGTPSLLARLHGHQAAAEGALAEALGGGVGARLAAGQVVAVLRVLAEDNWRRVDAGESADAVLPDAVAAAEVAFRQLIGGLGDEPGGEGWRR; encoded by the coding sequence ATGGCTGAGCCGATCGTGCGCACCCCCGCCGGCGACGGGCCCGGGCTGCGGGAGCGGAAGAAGCGGCAGACGTACCGGACCCTCTCCGACACGGCGATCGCGCTCTTCCTGGAGCGCGGCTTCGACCGGGTGTCGGTCGCCGAGGTCGCCGCGGCGGCGGAGGTGTCGAAGCCGACGCTGTTCCGGTACTTCCCCACCAAGGAGGACCTGGTCGTGCACCGGTTCGCCGACCACCGCGACGAGGCGGCCCGGGTGGTCGCCGGGCGTCCCGCGGGCGTCGGGCCGCTCACGGCGCTGCACCGGCACTTCCTCGACGGGCTCGACCGCCGCGACCCCGTCACCGGGCTCAGCGACGAACCGTCGGTCCTCGCCTTCCATCGGCTGCTGTACGGGACGCCGAGCCTGCTCGCCCGGCTCCACGGGCACCAGGCCGCCGCCGAGGGCGCGCTGGCCGAGGCGCTCGGCGGGGGCGTCGGCGCCCGCCTGGCGGCGGGGCAGGTCGTCGCGGTGCTGCGGGTGCTCGCGGAGGACAACTGGCGGCGCGTCGACGCCGGCGAGAGCGCGGACGCGGTGCTGCCGGACGCGGTCGCGGCGGCGGAGGTGGCCTTCCGGCAGCTGATCGGAGGGCTCGGTGACGAGCCGGGTGGGGAGGGGTGGCGGCGGTAG
- a CDS encoding TetR/AcrR family transcriptional regulator, giving the protein MAPVEDSGGTGLTPGLEAAWGLRERPSKGPRPGLSVHAIVDTAVAVAASEGLSAVSMGRVAKELGVSTMSLYRYVGAKDELYVLMQDAAVGAPPPPPPPGTGWREGLTRWAWAQRAVFRRNLWLLRVPISGPPATPNSVAWWEAGMEALAGTALDEGAKISVVLLVGGFVRSEAGMTADLGAAMAATGETPEQVMARYGRTLRRLADPERYPRVARALDSGVLDQPDDPDHEFRFGLERLLDGVRILLERSDG; this is encoded by the coding sequence GTGGCACCGGTGGAGGACAGTGGCGGTACGGGGCTCACGCCCGGCCTGGAGGCCGCCTGGGGGCTGCGTGAACGCCCCTCGAAGGGGCCGAGGCCGGGGCTGAGCGTGCACGCGATCGTCGACACGGCGGTGGCGGTGGCCGCGTCCGAAGGGCTGTCCGCGGTGTCCATGGGCCGGGTCGCCAAGGAGCTCGGCGTCTCCACGATGTCCCTGTACCGGTACGTCGGCGCCAAGGACGAGCTGTACGTGCTGATGCAGGACGCCGCCGTCGGCGCCCCGCCGCCCCCGCCCCCGCCGGGCACCGGCTGGCGCGAGGGGCTGACCCGCTGGGCGTGGGCGCAGCGTGCGGTGTTCCGGCGGAACCTCTGGCTCCTGCGCGTCCCGATCTCCGGGCCTCCGGCCACGCCCAACTCGGTGGCCTGGTGGGAAGCGGGCATGGAGGCGCTCGCGGGGACGGCGCTGGACGAGGGCGCCAAGATCTCCGTGGTGCTGCTGGTCGGCGGGTTCGTCCGCAGCGAGGCGGGCATGACGGCCGACCTCGGTGCCGCGATGGCCGCGACCGGCGAGACGCCCGAGCAGGTCATGGCCCGGTACGGCCGCACCCTGCGGCGTCTCGCGGACCCGGAGCGGTACCCGCGGGTGGCGCGGGCGCTGGACTCGGGGGTCCTGGACCAGCCGGACGACCCGGACCACGAGTTCCGCTTCGGGTTGGAACGGCTGCTGGACGGCGTCCGGATCCTGCTGGAGCGCTCCGATGGCTGA
- a CDS encoding ATP-binding cassette domain-containing protein, translating into MPGTAAIEATGLRKSYRHVPVLDGLDLHVPRGAVFALLGPNGAGKTTAVRVLATLTAPDGGRARVAGYDVVAERSRVRRAISLTGQFAAVDDDQTGAENLRMMARLSGLSRRDARRRATELLDRFALADAADRPARTYSGGMRRRLDLAAGLVGEPDVVFLDEPTTGLDPRSRQELWQVVRDLSARGAAVLLTTQYLEEADQLADTVAVLDGGRVVAEGTADALKARVAGHRLDVVATDAAAYARLAPHAVRRTPDTLTLGIATDGTAAHVRTLLDTLDPHRSDIARFTLHSATLDDVFLALTATRPTTDAGPTTPTTDHRENTRA; encoded by the coding sequence ATGCCCGGCACCGCCGCCATCGAGGCCACCGGCCTCCGCAAGTCGTACCGACACGTCCCGGTCCTCGACGGCCTCGACCTCCACGTCCCGCGCGGGGCCGTCTTCGCGCTCCTCGGCCCCAACGGCGCCGGCAAGACGACCGCCGTGCGCGTCCTCGCCACGCTCACCGCCCCCGACGGCGGCCGGGCCCGCGTCGCCGGGTACGACGTGGTCGCCGAGCGCTCCCGGGTACGGCGGGCGATCAGCCTCACCGGCCAGTTCGCCGCCGTCGACGACGACCAGACCGGGGCGGAGAACCTCCGCATGATGGCCCGGCTCTCCGGCCTGTCCCGCCGGGACGCCCGCCGCCGCGCCACCGAACTGCTCGACCGCTTCGCGCTGGCCGACGCGGCCGACCGCCCCGCCCGCACCTACTCCGGCGGCATGCGCCGCCGTCTGGACCTCGCCGCCGGGCTGGTCGGCGAACCGGACGTCGTCTTCCTCGACGAGCCGACGACGGGCCTCGACCCGCGCAGCCGCCAGGAGTTGTGGCAGGTGGTGCGCGACCTGTCCGCGCGCGGGGCGGCGGTGCTCCTCACCACCCAGTACCTGGAGGAAGCCGACCAGCTGGCCGACACCGTCGCCGTACTGGACGGGGGCCGCGTCGTCGCCGAGGGCACCGCGGACGCCCTCAAGGCACGGGTCGCCGGCCACCGCCTGGACGTCGTCGCCACCGACGCGGCCGCCTACGCGCGGCTCGCCCCGCACGCGGTGCGCCGCACCCCCGACACGCTCACCCTGGGCATCGCCACCGACGGCACGGCCGCGCACGTACGGACCCTGCTCGACACCCTCGACCCGCACCGGTCGGACATCGCCCGCTTCACGCTCCACAGCGCCACGCTCGACGACGTGTTCCTGGCCCTGACCGCCACCCGCCCCACCACGGACGCCGGACCGACCACCCCCACCACCGACCACCGGGAGAACACCCGTGCCTGA
- a CDS encoding ABC transporter permease, which produces MPDAALTLVARGVRQNRRNPDALLTAMVLPVMLMLIFVYFFGGAIDTGTPTSYVTYVVPGVLLLCAGFGASTTAVRVSEDMRAGIVDRFRSLDVGPTAILAGHVGASVARNVLSTALVLGVAYLIGFRPQAGPAAWAAALGLLFAFVLAVSWLSAAAGLLARSPEAAGGFTFLMMFLPYPSSAFVPIDTMPGWLHGFAEHQPVTPVIESLRGLLLDQPVGDAPWTALAWCAGLLLLAPALAATLFRARTR; this is translated from the coding sequence GTGCCTGACGCCGCCCTCACCCTCGTCGCCCGCGGCGTCCGCCAGAACCGCCGCAACCCGGACGCGCTCCTCACCGCGATGGTGCTGCCGGTGATGCTGATGCTGATCTTCGTCTACTTCTTCGGCGGCGCCATCGACACCGGGACGCCTACCTCGTACGTCACCTACGTCGTCCCCGGCGTGCTGCTGCTGTGCGCCGGCTTCGGCGCCTCCACGACCGCCGTGCGCGTCAGTGAGGACATGCGGGCCGGCATCGTCGACCGGTTCCGCTCGCTCGACGTGGGCCCGACCGCGATCCTCGCCGGGCACGTCGGCGCGAGCGTCGCCCGCAACGTCCTGTCGACGGCCCTCGTCCTCGGCGTCGCGTACCTGATCGGCTTCCGCCCGCAGGCCGGACCCGCCGCCTGGGCCGCCGCCCTCGGGCTGCTGTTCGCGTTCGTGCTGGCGGTGTCGTGGTTGTCGGCGGCGGCCGGGCTGCTGGCGCGCTCGCCGGAGGCGGCCGGCGGCTTCACCTTCCTGATGATGTTCCTGCCCTACCCGAGCAGCGCGTTCGTACCGATCGACACGATGCCGGGCTGGCTCCACGGCTTCGCCGAGCACCAGCCGGTCACCCCGGTCATCGAGTCCCTGCGGGGGCTCCTCCTCGACCAGCCCGTCGGCGACGCCCCGTGGACCGCGCTGGCCTGGTGCGCCGGGCTGCTGCTGCTGGCACCGGCACTGGCGGCGACCCTCTTCCGAGCCCGCACGCGCTGA
- a CDS encoding GNAT family N-acetyltransferase has product MTSDAAAPVVRTLTEDDFPDWLRALHTGFLRPPTPSAEEVAIRLPYQDFARTRGAFDPDTGRCVATFRSFAQEVTAVGGAAVPASAVSAVTVSPTHRRRGLLGRMMRAELAESRERGDVLATLIAAEYPIYGRFGFGPASWLTHWRVDLRRAGLDPRWSGPEDGGRIDLVDGATVRKLGPELYDRVRAVRHGMVSRSARDWQRRTGEDVPASDRWTEPFHATYRSASGELEGYVAYAADETWDDGKQPMNTATVRDLVALTPAAERALWRYVCAIDWVTLVDSGHRAPDDLLPLLLPDPRAARVVTHADMMWVRILDVVRALEARTYATEGSLVLDVRDADGLTGGRFLLDASRDGASCTPTATRADLALDVADLGALYLGDESVTRLAALGRVEEATTGAAARADVLFRASRRAWCPDIF; this is encoded by the coding sequence ATGACCTCCGACGCCGCCGCCCCCGTGGTCCGCACGCTCACCGAGGACGACTTCCCCGACTGGCTCCGCGCCCTGCACACCGGTTTCCTGCGGCCGCCGACCCCCTCCGCCGAGGAGGTCGCCATCCGGCTTCCGTACCAGGACTTCGCCCGTACGCGCGGGGCGTTCGACCCGGACACCGGGCGGTGCGTGGCGACGTTCCGGTCCTTCGCGCAGGAGGTGACGGCGGTCGGCGGCGCCGCGGTCCCGGCGAGCGCCGTGTCGGCCGTGACGGTCTCGCCCACGCACCGGCGCCGCGGCCTGCTGGGCCGGATGATGCGGGCCGAGCTGGCGGAGTCCCGGGAGCGGGGTGACGTGCTGGCGACGCTCATCGCCGCCGAGTATCCGATCTACGGCCGGTTCGGCTTCGGTCCGGCCTCCTGGCTCACGCACTGGCGCGTCGACCTGCGCCGCGCGGGCCTGGACCCGCGCTGGTCCGGGCCGGAGGACGGCGGGCGCATCGACCTCGTCGACGGCGCGACCGTCCGCAAGCTGGGCCCGGAGCTGTACGACCGCGTCCGGGCCGTGCGGCACGGCATGGTCAGCCGCAGCGCGCGCGACTGGCAGCGGCGCACCGGTGAGGACGTGCCGGCGAGCGACCGGTGGACGGAACCGTTCCACGCGACGTACCGCTCGGCCTCCGGCGAGCTGGAGGGGTACGTGGCCTACGCCGCCGACGAGACGTGGGACGACGGCAAGCAGCCGATGAACACCGCCACCGTGCGGGACCTGGTCGCCCTGACGCCGGCGGCCGAGCGCGCCCTGTGGCGGTACGTCTGCGCGATCGACTGGGTGACGCTCGTCGACAGCGGCCACCGCGCCCCCGACGACCTGCTGCCGCTGCTGCTGCCGGACCCGCGGGCCGCCCGCGTCGTCACCCACGCCGACATGATGTGGGTGCGGATCCTCGACGTCGTGCGGGCCCTGGAGGCGCGTACGTACGCGACGGAGGGCTCGCTGGTGCTCGACGTGCGGGACGCGGACGGCCTGACCGGGGGCCGCTTCCTGCTGGACGCGTCACGGGACGGCGCCTCCTGCACGCCGACCGCCACGCGGGCCGACCTGGCCCTGGACGTCGCGGACCTGGGCGCGCTGTACCTGGGCGACGAGTCGGTGACGCGGCTCGCGGCGCTGGGGCGGGTGGAGGAGGCGACGACGGGCGCGGCCGCCCGCGCGGACGTCCTCTTCCGGGCCTCCCGCCGCGCTTGGTGCCCCGACATCTTCTGA
- a CDS encoding RsiG family protein: MSTPGAGQTPGPARTTCAGSGFDRSRPPIQRTPAEPPTAGTARAVGALAALDAVPHPEYAHALDLRALRLEEVRALRRDSHTDEADLSYVRRLLQGRVDILRAELASRAVPEGPVVHRLPEILADAPSRRRPNSARYLTLSTPRGEEYRLLAAEMLAEVELSDLDARTDEELREAMARLARYEQEVSRRRHELQRTADECSAEIARRYRDGEAQVDDLLS, from the coding sequence ATGAGCACACCTGGCGCCGGGCAGACACCCGGCCCCGCACGGACCACCTGTGCCGGTTCGGGCTTCGACCGGTCCCGCCCGCCGATACAGCGCACCCCCGCCGAGCCGCCCACCGCCGGTACGGCCCGGGCCGTCGGCGCCCTCGCCGCCCTCGACGCCGTCCCGCACCCCGAGTACGCCCACGCGCTCGACCTGCGGGCGCTGCGGCTGGAGGAAGTGCGCGCGCTGCGCCGTGACTCGCACACCGACGAGGCCGACCTCAGTTACGTGCGGCGGCTGTTGCAGGGGCGCGTCGACATCCTCCGCGCCGAGCTGGCGAGCCGGGCCGTGCCGGAGGGGCCGGTGGTGCACCGGCTGCCGGAGATCCTCGCCGACGCGCCCTCACGGCGTCGGCCCAACTCCGCGCGGTACCTCACGCTGTCCACGCCGCGCGGCGAGGAGTACCGGCTGCTGGCCGCGGAGATGCTCGCCGAGGTCGAGCTGTCGGACCTGGACGCCCGTACCGACGAGGAGCTGCGCGAGGCCATGGCGCGGCTCGCGCGGTACGAGCAGGAGGTCTCGCGGCGCCGGCACGAACTCCAGCGCACCGCCGACGAGTGCAGCGCCGAGATCGCCCGCCGCTACCGCGACGGCGAGGCCCAGGTCGACGACCTGCTGTCCTGA
- the dtd gene encoding D-aminoacyl-tRNA deacylase, translating into MRAVVQRVDGARVEVAGETVGELTGEGLCVLVGVTHDDTPEKAAQLARKLWSVRMLDGEKSCSDVNAPLLVISQFTLYGDARKGRRPTWNAAAPGEVAEPLVDEVVARLRELGATVATGRFGAEMRVSLTNHGPFTLVVDV; encoded by the coding sequence ATGCGAGCAGTGGTACAGAGGGTCGACGGGGCGAGGGTCGAGGTCGCGGGCGAGACGGTGGGCGAGCTGACCGGTGAGGGGCTGTGCGTCCTCGTCGGCGTCACGCACGACGACACCCCGGAGAAGGCGGCGCAGCTGGCGCGCAAACTGTGGAGCGTCCGCATGTTGGACGGCGAGAAGTCCTGCTCCGACGTGAATGCACCCTTGTTGGTGATTTCGCAGTTCACCCTCTACGGGGACGCCCGCAAGGGCCGCCGCCCCACCTGGAACGCGGCGGCTCCCGGGGAGGTGGCCGAGCCCCTCGTGGACGAGGTGGTGGCACGGCTGCGGGAGCTGGGCGCGACCGTGGCGACGGGCCGGTTCGGTGCGGAGATGCGGGTCTCGCTCACGAACCACGGCCCGTTCACGCTGGTCGTCGACGTCTGA
- the ygfZ gene encoding CAF17-like 4Fe-4S cluster assembly/insertion protein YgfZ — protein sequence MQRRTPTSPLLSLPGAVPAEGRDEGVAAHYGDPFREQRALVAGRGFVDLSHRGVITVSGDDRLSWLHLLLTQHVSELPPGRAADALILSANGHIEHALYLVDDGTTVWAHVEPGTREALLAYLESMRFFYRVEVADRTDAYAVVHLPAGSIAPVPDGVVVRETPHGRELFLPRGDLEAYAGEHGPPAGTLAHEALRVEAHRPRLGHETDHRTIPHEIGLIGSAVHLQKGCYRGQETVARVHNLGKPPRRLVFLHLDGSEVHLPAHGTPVRLAADGPEGRQLGFVTTAVRHYELGPIALALVKRNVPVDAPLIVGTTAAAQEPVVEP from the coding sequence ATGCAGCGACGTACACCGACCAGCCCCCTGCTGTCCCTGCCCGGCGCCGTCCCCGCCGAGGGGCGGGACGAAGGTGTCGCCGCGCACTACGGCGATCCGTTCCGCGAGCAGCGCGCCCTCGTCGCCGGCCGCGGGTTCGTCGACCTCTCCCACCGGGGCGTCATCACCGTCAGCGGCGACGACCGGCTGAGCTGGTTGCACCTGCTCCTCACCCAGCACGTCAGCGAACTGCCGCCCGGCCGCGCCGCCGACGCGCTGATCCTCTCCGCGAACGGCCACATCGAACACGCGCTGTACCTCGTCGACGACGGCACGACGGTCTGGGCACACGTCGAGCCCGGCACGCGCGAGGCGCTCCTCGCCTATCTGGAGTCGATGCGGTTCTTCTACCGCGTCGAGGTCGCCGACCGCACCGACGCCTACGCGGTGGTGCACCTGCCCGCCGGGTCGATCGCCCCGGTGCCCGACGGCGTCGTCGTACGGGAGACCCCGCACGGCCGTGAGCTGTTCCTGCCCCGCGGCGACCTGGAGGCGTACGCCGGGGAGCACGGGCCGCCGGCCGGGACGCTCGCCCACGAGGCGCTGCGCGTCGAGGCGCACCGCCCGCGCCTCGGCCACGAGACGGACCACCGCACCATCCCGCACGAGATCGGTCTCATCGGGTCGGCCGTCCACCTCCAGAAGGGCTGCTACCGCGGGCAGGAGACCGTCGCGCGCGTCCACAACCTGGGGAAGCCGCCGCGGCGCCTGGTCTTCCTGCACCTGGACGGCAGCGAGGTGCACCTCCCGGCGCACGGCACGCCCGTCCGGCTCGCCGCGGACGGCCCCGAGGGCCGGCAGCTGGGCTTCGTCACGACGGCGGTCCGCCACTACGAGCTGGGTCCGATCGCCCTGGCCCTGGTCAAGCGCAACGTGCCCGTGGACGCGCCGCTCATCGTGGGCACCACGGCCGCCGCTCAGGAGCCGGTCGTCGAGCCGTAA
- a CDS encoding Fur family transcriptional regulator, with protein sequence MVSTDWKSDLRQRGYRLTPQRQLVLEAVDVLGHATPDDILTQVRKTAAGINVSTVYRTLELLEELGLVSHAHLGPGAPTYHLADRHHHLHLVCRDCDDVIEADVSVAAEFTRKLLDTFGFDTDMKHFAIYGRCGACTEEAREKSGAKGADTKGADAKAAQVEGAHARAQGEAPGKAAAEESNSGS encoded by the coding sequence GTGGTGAGCACCGACTGGAAGAGCGACCTCCGGCAGCGTGGCTACCGGCTGACGCCGCAGCGCCAGCTCGTCCTGGAGGCGGTGGACGTGCTGGGCCACGCCACGCCCGACGACATCCTCACGCAGGTCCGCAAGACCGCGGCGGGGATCAACGTCTCCACCGTCTACCGGACCCTGGAGCTCCTGGAGGAACTGGGCCTCGTCAGCCACGCCCACCTCGGCCCCGGCGCCCCCACCTACCACCTCGCCGACCGCCACCACCACCTCCACCTCGTCTGCCGGGACTGCGACGACGTCATCGAGGCCGACGTGTCGGTGGCCGCCGAGTTCACCCGCAAGCTCCTCGACACCTTCGGCTTCGACACCGACATGAAGCACTTCGCGATCTACGGGCGCTGCGGTGCCTGTACGGAGGAGGCGCGGGAGAAGTCCGGGGCGAAGGGGGCGGACACGAAGGGGGCCGACGCCAAGGCGGCTCAGGTGGAGGGGGCGCACGCGCGGGCGCAGGGGGAGGCGCCTGGGAAGGCGGCGGCGGAGGAGTCGAACAGCGGGTCGTAG
- a CDS encoding FABP family protein, with product MIQIPSDLHPDLVPLAFLLGTWEGAGVSDFPGSEKCNFGQSVTFSHDGRDFIEYVSHSWVLDAEGNKVRPLESESGYWRIDAGRKVEVVMVRDQGIVEVWYGELADKKPQIDIVTDAVARTAASGPYSGGKRLYGYVKSDLMWVGEKATPEVPLRPYMSAHLKKVVTPEEVEAMAKSLGDLPDDGIAFFK from the coding sequence ATGATCCAGATCCCGTCCGACCTGCACCCGGACCTCGTCCCCCTCGCGTTCCTCCTCGGCACGTGGGAGGGCGCGGGCGTCTCCGACTTCCCCGGCTCCGAGAAGTGCAACTTCGGCCAGTCGGTGACCTTCTCCCACGACGGCCGTGACTTCATCGAGTACGTCTCCCACTCCTGGGTCCTGGACGCCGAGGGCAACAAGGTCCGCCCGCTGGAGAGCGAGAGCGGCTACTGGCGGATCGACGCGGGCCGCAAGGTCGAGGTCGTCATGGTCCGCGACCAGGGCATCGTCGAGGTGTGGTACGGCGAGCTCGCCGACAAGAAGCCGCAGATCGACATCGTGACCGACGCCGTCGCCCGCACCGCGGCCTCCGGCCCGTACAGCGGCGGCAAGCGGCTGTACGGCTACGTCAAGAGCGACCTCATGTGGGTCGGCGAGAAGGCCACCCCCGAGGTGCCGCTGCGCCCCTACATGTCGGCGCACCTGAAGAAGGTCGTCACGCCCGAGGAGGTCGAGGCCATGGCGAAGAGCCTGGGCGACCTGCCGGACGACGGCATCGCGTTCTTCAAGTAG
- a CDS encoding DsrE family protein: protein MAKKLVIKVTAGADAPERCSQAFTVAAVAAASGVEVSLWLTGESSWFALPGRAAEFELPHAAPLPDLIGSVQAAGRITLCTQCAARREITEGDLIEGVRIAGAQVFLSEIMEDGVQALVY, encoded by the coding sequence ATGGCGAAGAAGCTCGTGATCAAGGTGACCGCCGGGGCCGACGCGCCCGAGCGGTGTTCGCAGGCGTTCACCGTGGCGGCGGTCGCCGCGGCCAGCGGGGTCGAGGTGTCCCTGTGGCTGACCGGTGAGTCCTCGTGGTTCGCGCTGCCCGGTCGGGCGGCGGAGTTCGAGCTGCCGCACGCCGCGCCGCTGCCCGACCTGATCGGGTCGGTCCAGGCGGCCGGCCGGATCACCCTGTGCACGCAGTGCGCGGCGCGCAGGGAGATCACGGAGGGGGACCTGATCGAGGGCGTGCGCATCGCGGGCGCGCAGGTTTTCCTCAGCGAGATCATGGAGGACGGGGTCCAGGCCCTCGTCTACTGA
- a CDS encoding DUF3099 domain-containing protein has protein sequence MYARRRRTYFALMGTCLALFVSAWSFVRLWSTEAAVGMAFAAMVLPPLAAIAANRRDPDDHWWDEPPPNRPPPADRSPADPADRTPADRTGAERTGAGLVDPGRVGPDRVGPGGDPESDAWWAELDGRSRPEP, from the coding sequence GTGTACGCACGCCGCCGGCGCACCTACTTCGCGCTGATGGGCACGTGCCTGGCCCTCTTCGTCAGCGCCTGGTCCTTCGTGCGCCTCTGGTCCACCGAGGCCGCCGTCGGGATGGCCTTCGCGGCCATGGTCCTGCCGCCGCTCGCCGCCATCGCGGCGAACCGCCGGGACCCCGACGACCACTGGTGGGACGAGCCGCCCCCGAACCGCCCGCCTCCCGCCGACCGCTCGCCCGCGGACCCCGCCGACCGGACGCCCGCCGACCGGACGGGCGCCGAGCGGACGGGCGCCGGCCTCGTGGACCCCGGCCGGGTGGGCCCGGACCGGGTGGGCCCGGGCGGCGACCCGGAGTCCGACGCCTGGTGGGCGGAGCTGGACGGCAGGAGCCGGCCCGAACCGTAG
- a CDS encoding DUF1416 domain-containing protein translates to MCGAQAGGPDASAIKPGETTIQGQVTRDGEPVTGYVRLLDSTGEFTAEVPTSATGQFRFYAAEGTWTVRALVPGATADRKVAVRTGGLAEVAIAV, encoded by the coding sequence ATGTGTGGAGCACAGGCCGGCGGCCCCGACGCCTCTGCGATCAAGCCCGGTGAGACCACCATCCAGGGCCAGGTGACCCGCGACGGCGAGCCCGTGACCGGCTACGTCCGGCTGCTGGACTCGACCGGCGAGTTCACCGCCGAGGTCCCCACCTCCGCGACCGGCCAGTTCCGGTTCTACGCGGCGGAGGGCACCTGGACCGTCCGCGCCCTGGTGCCGGGCGCCACGGCGGACCGCAAGGTCGCCGTCCGGACCGGTGGCCTCGCCGAGGTCGCCATCGCCGTCTGA
- a CDS encoding sulfurtransferase, which yields MSRSDVLVDADWVEAHIDDPKVVLVEVDEDTSAYDKNHIKNAVRIDWKRDLQDPVRRDFVDQEGFEKLLSAKGIANDDTVVLYGGNNNWFASYAYWYFKLYGHESVKLLDGGRKKWELDSRDLVDGSEVPSRPATEYKAKAQDTSIRAFRDDVVAAIGSLNLVDVRSPDEFSGKLLAPAHLPQEQSQRPGHVPSARNIPWSKNANDDGTFKSDEELRALYAEEQVDLAKDTIAYCRIGERSALTWFVLHELLDQGNVKNYDGSWTEYGSLVGVPIELGPAK from the coding sequence ATGAGCCGCAGCGACGTCCTGGTAGACGCCGACTGGGTCGAGGCCCACATCGACGACCCGAAGGTGGTCCTCGTCGAGGTCGACGAGGACACGTCGGCCTACGACAAGAACCACATCAAGAACGCCGTCCGCATCGACTGGAAGCGGGACCTCCAGGACCCGGTGCGCCGCGACTTCGTCGACCAGGAGGGCTTCGAGAAGCTCCTCTCCGCGAAGGGCATCGCCAACGACGACACCGTCGTCCTCTACGGCGGCAACAACAACTGGTTCGCCTCGTACGCCTACTGGTACTTCAAGCTCTACGGCCACGAGAGCGTCAAGCTCCTCGACGGCGGCCGCAAGAAGTGGGAGCTCGACTCCCGCGACCTGGTCGACGGCTCCGAGGTCCCCAGCCGCCCGGCCACCGAGTACAAGGCCAAGGCCCAGGACACCTCCATCCGCGCCTTCCGCGACGACGTCGTGGCCGCGATCGGCAGCCTCAACCTGGTCGACGTGCGCTCCCCCGACGAGTTCAGCGGCAAGCTGCTCGCCCCGGCGCACCTCCCGCAGGAGCAGTCGCAGCGCCCCGGCCACGTCCCGAGCGCCCGCAACATCCCGTGGTCCAAGAACGCCAACGACGACGGCACCTTCAAGTCCGACGAGGAGCTCCGCGCGCTGTACGCCGAGGAGCAGGTCGACCTGGCGAAGGACACCATCGCGTACTGCCGCATCGGCGAGCGCTCGGCCCTGACCTGGTTCGTCCTGCACGAGCTGCTCGACCAGGGGAACGTCAAGAACTACGACGGCTCCTGGACCGAGTACGGCTCCCTCGTCGGCGTGCCGATCGAGCTCGGCCCCGCCAAGTAA
- a CDS encoding putative leader peptide, producing MTKRQADLTKRRAVDLCRVAAMLCRTV from the coding sequence ATGACGAAGCGACAGGCGGACCTCACGAAGCGGCGGGCAGTAGACCTGTGCCGCGTCGCCGCCATGCTCTGTCGCACCGTCTGA
- a CDS encoding LmeA family phospholipid-binding protein, with translation MRALRKLLIIAVVLGGLLVVGDRLAAGVAEREAAGRIQANQGLSTEPDVSIGGFPFLTQLLAKKFDRVDVALTGLEVTAGDRRVRVGELQAELHDVRLEGDYSRAVAATATGTARISYDELRKTSDSDVTLAYGGDGKIKVTGSVEFLGQTVTRSVLSTVSVVDGDTLRVRADEVPGEGLPGIEELIRQRTDFDRPVSGFPAGLAIEKVEAAPDGLAVTVGGRDVVLTG, from the coding sequence ATGCGAGCACTGCGAAAACTCCTGATCATCGCCGTCGTCCTCGGCGGGCTCCTCGTCGTGGGCGACCGGCTGGCGGCCGGCGTGGCCGAGAGGGAGGCCGCGGGGAGGATTCAGGCCAATCAGGGCCTCTCGACGGAGCCGGACGTCTCGATCGGCGGCTTCCCGTTCCTGACGCAGCTCCTCGCGAAGAAGTTCGACCGGGTCGACGTCGCCCTGACCGGCCTGGAGGTGACCGCGGGTGACCGTCGGGTACGGGTCGGCGAGCTCCAGGCCGAGCTGCACGACGTCCGCCTGGAGGGCGACTACTCCCGGGCCGTCGCCGCCACGGCCACCGGCACCGCCCGCATCTCGTACGACGAGCTGCGCAAGACCTCCGACAGCGACGTCACGCTCGCCTACGGCGGCGACGGCAAGATCAAGGTCACCGGCAGCGTCGAGTTCCTGGGGCAGACGGTGACCCGCAGCGTGCTGTCCACCGTCAGCGTCGTGGACGGCGACACCCTCCGGGTGCGGGCGGACGAGGTGCCCGGCGAGGGCCTCCCCGGCATCGAGGAACTGATCCGTCAGCGTACGGACTTCGACCGCCCGGTCAGCGGTTTCCCGGCCGGTCTCGCCATAGAGAAGGTCGAGGCGGCGCCGGACGGGCTCGCCGTCACCGTCGGCGGCCGGGACGTCGTCCTGACGGGCTGA